In Cucurbita pepo subsp. pepo cultivar mu-cu-16 chromosome LG04, ASM280686v2, whole genome shotgun sequence, the following are encoded in one genomic region:
- the LOC111792321 gene encoding partner of Y14 and mago-like — protein MGSSDGGGGDQLKQMAGLNKALKEGERILAPTRRPDGTLRKPIRIRAGYVPQEEVAVYQSKGSLWKKMASHDGPPGYDPPSDVKSKSKSAKRNERKKDKRVQAAHENDKILEQVDAGEIIEAKESYVDNVSEPVQSLSTQMNELAVSTNQTSENPSSEPMDDQRLPSNDIDKRIRAIKKKIRIAEAQLQKTPQQDMKPEQLNKLSKLEEWHTELTLLEEQRLKLNTST, from the exons ATGGGTAGCAGCGATGGAGGCGGAGGAGATCAGCTGAAGCAAATGGCGGGGCTGAACAAAGCCCTAAAAGAGGGGGAAAGGATTCTGGCGCCGACAAGGCGACCCGATGGTACTCTTCGAAAACCCATTCGGATTAGGGCTGGCTATGTTCCGCAGGAAGAAGTCGCCGTTTATCAGTCCAAAGGGTCTTTG TGGAAAAAGATGGCATCCCATGACGGGCCTCCTGGTTATGATCCACCATCAGATGTAAAATCAAAGAGCAAGTCTGCCAAGCGgaatgagagaaagaaagacaaGCGAGTACAG GCAGCTcatgaaaatgacaaaattttgGAACAAGTTGATGCTGGAGAGATCATTGAAGCAAAGGAATCATATGTCGATAATGTGTCGGAACCTGTCCAGTCATTAAGTACCCAGATGAATGAACTTGCTGTTTCTACGAATCAAACAAGTGAAAACCCTTCTTCTGAGCCAATGGATGATCAGCGGCTTCCTTCCAATGACATCGACAAGAGAATTagagcaataaaaaaaaag ATTCGAATTGCAGAAGCTCAGTTGCAGAAAACGCCACAGCAAGATATGAAGCCCGAGCAGTTGAACAAGTTATCCAAACTCGAAGAGTGGCATACCGAACTAACGCTTCTAGAAGAACAAAGGCTAAAACTAAACACGTCGACGTGA
- the LOC111792322 gene encoding uncharacterized protein LOC111792322 yields the protein MAKGRRVRRRMASRQFRSNPYPLPYKRDFTEDLCPKNCVSALDKKYWEDATCSVCMEYPHNAVLLLCSSHDKGCRPYMCGTSLRYSNCLDQYKKAYTKVISSNSAQPVHTSIDYSALVEDASFLGESHEVTELACPLCRGQVKGWTVVEPAREYLNAKKRTCMQDSCTFLGNYKELRKHVRQEHPFTRPREVDPVLEQKWRRLERECERNDVMSTIRSTMPGAVVFGDYVIEGNSFGFDSEEEEAGLNANANANANAAERDGGFEVGFDSNLVNVFLLLHAFGPSSSDLNRRLRQQQQQQQQPERSFPPRPNEGGTGIIPNTTPLNSFDSIHLDSDNGGSGDNENGGSMSLVSRLRRHGRVLLGRSGRRRRHRESSSR from the coding sequence ATGGCAAAAGGGAGAAGGGTACGTCGCAGGATGGCTTCCCGACAATTCAGGTCAAACCCATATCCACTCCCTTATAAGCGGGATTTCACAGAGGATTTGTGCCCAAAGAATTGTGTCAGCGCTCTGGATAAGAAGTATTGGGAAGATGCAACATGCTCTGTATGCATGGAATACCCACACAATGCTGTTCTTTTACTCTGTTCATCTCATGATAAGGGTTGTCGTCCCTATATGTGTGGCACAAGCCTTCGTTATTCCAACTGCCTTGACCAGTACAAAAAGGCTTACACCAAAGTTATTTCGTCCAACAGTGCACAACCAGTACACACCTCAATCGATTATTCAGCTCTTGTAGAGGATGCAAGTTTTCTTGGTGAAAGTCATGAAGTGACTGAGCTTGCATGCCCCCTCTGTCGCGGACAGGTGAAAGGATGGACCGTGGTTGAGCCTGCCAGAGAATATCTGAATGCAAAAAAGAGGACCTGCATGCAGGACAGCTGCACGTTTTTAGGAAACTACAAGGAACTGAGGAAGCATGTGAGACAGGAGCACCCATTCACAAGGCCCCGCGAGGTGGATCCCGTGCTtgaacaaaaatggagaagacTGGAACGGGAATGCGAAAGGAACGACGTGATGAGCACAATCAGGTCGACAATGCCCGGAGCTGTGGTCTTCGGGGATTATGTGATAGAAGGAAATAGCTTTGGGTTTGATTCTGAGGAAGAGGAAGCGGGGTTGAATGCGAATGCGAATGCGAATGCGAATGCGGCTGAGAGGGATGGGGGCTTTGAAGTGGGCTTTGATAGTAATCTGGTGAATGTGTTTCTTCTGCTACATGCCTTTGGTCCGTCAAGTAGCGACCTCAATAGACGGCTAagacagcagcagcagcagcagcagcagccagAGAGGAGTTTCCCTCCCAGACCAAATGAAGGCGGTACAGGTATTATTCCCAACACCACTCCGCTCAATAGTTTCGATTCCATTCATCTAGACAGTGACAATGGCGGAAGTGGTGACAATGAGAACGGGGGCAGCATGTCATTGGTTAGCCGCCTCCGCCGCCACGGAAGGGTGCTGTTGGGACGGTCAGGTAGGAGACGTAGGCATAGAGAGAGTAGTAGTAGatga
- the LOC111792320 gene encoding methyl-CpG-binding domain protein 4-like protein, translated as MSATTIMNPNLSPPSSSSFPDFSVQCSSRFRFPPSKCPSDSNPQNPTPEDFTQKRTTLMAQNSPISTLEVLQTSESNHQKTAVGHEIPILCIEDLQDNPKRGTSTLTVEDVQQVSPKTPTSERERVLAHEPPILTLEDLQNAKSDHQPAIKPPLARRVLRFYRQFGFDEQIVQKTPPSVRNSMPVQRDERVVSRHFQESKSTQQGERIVSRYFQHSEIEQAAHNEDEDEDVNVTDQPIKRSRVGEYRKRRRKDVASSSDNSKAYQRSIRKSSRSVKKSGKDKRVRIVSRYFQNSEKNPEVEIEVSPSLQNSKTKQQGERIVSRFFQKSEEQEVVNNQQEVIQLPSQCAKSVKRIRKPAKERKVRDKVSARPRTTLSADELFLEAYRRKSSDDTWKPPPSGIRLLQQDHAYDPWRVLVICMLLNRTTGQQAKDVIPKLFTLCPDPKSALEVSQEQIEDIIRPLGLQRKRSLTIQRLSEMYLKESWSHVTQLPGVGKYGADAHAIFCTGYWTEVLPKDHMLNYYWEFLHSIKHLL; from the exons ATGAGTGCAACTACAATCATGAACCCTAATCTCTCCCCTCCCTCCTCATCTTCATTTCCCGATTTCTCGGTTCAATGCTCTTCCAGATTTCGCTTTCCTCCTTCCAAATGCCCCTCCGACTCGAATCCTCAAAACCCCACGCCGGAGGATTTTACCCAAAAGAGGACCACTCTCATGGCGCAAAACTCTCCGATTTCGACTCTTGAGGTTCTCCAAACCTCTGAATCGAATCATCAGAAGACAGCCGTAGGGCACGAGATTCCGATTTTGTGTATTGAGGATCTTCAGGATAACCCGAAGCGTGGGACTTCCACATTAACCGTAGAGGATGTCCAACAAGTTTCACCCAAAACCCCAACttctgaaagggaaagggtTTTAGCGCATGAGCCTCCTATATTGACTCTAGAGGATCTTCAAAATGCAAAATCAGACCATCAACCGGCGATAAAGCCTCCATTGGCTCGAAGGGTTTTACGGTTTTACCGGCAGTTTGGGTTTGATGAACAAATAGTGCAAAAAACCCCACCTTCTGTCCGAAATTCCATGCCAGTTCAACGAGATGAACGTGTAGTTTCGCGTCATTTCCAGGAATCAAAATCAACCCAGCAAGGAGAACGAATTGTATCACGCTACTTTCAACACTCGGAGATAGAACAAGCAGCCCATAATGAGGATGAGGATGAGGATGTCAATGTCACAGATCAACCAATTAAAAGATCAAGGGTCGGAGAATACAGAAAAAGGAGGAGGAAAGACGTAGCTTCTAGCTCCGATAATTCAAAAGCATATCAACGTTCAATCAGAAAATCCTCACGTTCTGTTAAAAAATCGGGAAAGGATAAACGAGTGCGGATTGTTTCGCGCTATTTCCAAAATTCAGAAAAGAACCCTGAAGTGGAGATTGAAGTTTCACCTtcattacaaaattcaaaaacaaaacaacaaggAGAGCGCATAGTCTCAcgtttctttcaaaaatcagaagaacaagaagtaGTGAACAATCAACAAGAGGTTATACAGCTTCCAAGTCAGTGTGCAAAATCTGTTAAAAGAATCCGCAAACCAGCCAAGGAAAGAAAAGTGAGGGATAAAGTTTCTGCTAGGCCTAGAACCACTCTTTCGGCTGACGAGTTGTTTCTGGAAGCTTATAGAAGAAAATCGTCAGATGATACATGGAAGCCTCCTCCCTCTGGAATTCGCCTTCTCCAACAGGATCATGCTTACGACCCTTGGAGGGTTCTTGTCATATGTATGCTCCTTAACCGGACGACTGGGCAGCAG GCAAAAGATGTGATACCTAAACTCTTCACGTTGTGTCCCGATCCAAAGTCTGCTTTGGAGGTATCACAAGAGCAGATAGAAGATATTATTCGACCTCTTGgtttacaaagaaaaagatcaCTTACAATTCAGCGTTTATCTGAGATgtatttaaaagaaagttgGAGTCATGTCACTCAGCTTCCTGGTGTTGGCAA GTATGGAGCTGATGCACATGCAATATTTTGCACTGGATATTGGACCGAAGTATTACCTAAAGATCACATGCTTAATTATTACTGGGAGTTCCTCCACAGCATAAAACACCTGCTCTGA
- the LOC111793157 gene encoding sister-chromatid cohesion protein 3 — MERAAAPTTASGLPTRRSKRTRAQTVAAEAQPTTGDRGGADNDRTSDASDQANRESSPDNFEEAQPPKTKRSRLESTSSAADEVSDQSLIEVIKGNGKLIPQVVKLWVERYEKDPKASMVELLAMLFEACGTKYHIKGDFLEETDVDDVVVALVNLAKRGEVEDYQSSKRKEFKNFKDNLESFWDHLVHECQHGPLFDQVLFDKCVDYIIALSCTPPRVYRQVASLMGLQLVTSFISVAKMLGAQRETTRRQLDAEKKKRAEGPRVESLNKRFSMTHENITVLEEMMRKIFTGLFVHRYRDIDPNIRMSCIQSLGVWILSYPSLFLQDLYLKYLGWTLNDKNAGVRKVSVLALQNLYEVDDNVPTLSLFTERFSNRMIELADDIDVSVAVCAIGLVKQLLRHQLLADDDLGPLYDLLIDDPPEIRHAIGALVYDHLIAQKFNSSKSSWRGDGNNSSEVHLGRMLQILREFSTDPILSIYVVDDVWEYMKAMKDWKCIISMLLDENPLIELTDEDATNLVRLLSASIKKAVGERIVPATDNRKQYFNKAQKEIFESNKRDITIAMMKNYPLLLRKFMADKAKVPSLVEIIVHMNLELYSLKRQEQNYKNVLQLMKEAFFKHGEKEALRSCMKAINLCCTESRGELQDFSRNKLKELEDELLAKLKHAMRELEDGDDEYSLLVNLKRLYEFQLSRPIPMESLYGDIMMVLQKFRSMDDEVVCFLLLNLYLYLAWSLHSVINSEAVSTESLSSLLNKRNSLLEHLGQYLNDPTDVVKSGNQLACRVCTILAEIWFLFRKENYSSTKLERLGYCPDASVVQKFWRLCERQLSISDESEDEDTSKEYVEETNKDAIMIAAAKLVASDTVSTEFLGPEIISHFLIHGTSVVDIVKHFITILKKKDANIPVIFLEAMKRAYHRHIVELSGSSVEPSTSKSFQECKELAARLSGTYVGSARNKHRSDILKIVKDGIEHAFSDAPKNLSFLECAVLHFVSKLPTPDILEIIKDVQNRTENINTDEDPSGWRPYHMFVDHLREKNAKRDGLQEEKEGNSTRRRGRPRKKHTIQGKRLFDEQSTSEEEESISASDQEDVHDEEKRDEEDDEEAPLIHSIRSSSKLRSLRISRDERNRTATGKATGPST, encoded by the exons ATGGAGCGTGCTGCTGCTCCTACGACTGCTTCTGGACTGCCAACTCGCCGCTCG AAAAGGACGAGAGCTCAGACTGTAGCCGCCGAAGCTCAACCTACCACTGGAGATCGTGGTGGTGCCGACAACGACAGGACCAGCGATGCTAGCGACCAGGCTAACCGAGAGAGCTCACCTGATAACTTTGAAGAGGCTCAACCTCCTAAAACTAAGCGGAGCCGTTTGGAAAGCACTTCGAGTGCGGCGGATGAAGTCTCCGATCAGAGTCTGATTG AAGTTATAAAAGGAAATGGTAAACTTATTCCTCAAGTTGTTAAGCTTTGGGTGGAGAGGTATGAAAAAGATCCAAAGGCTTCAATGGTTGAGCTCCTGGCAATGCTATTTGAG GCATGTGGAACTAAATACCATATCAAGGGTGACTTCCTAGAAGAGACAGATGTTGATGACGTTGTTGTTGCTCTTGTCAATCTCGCCAAAAGA GGTGAAGTTGAAGATTATCAAAGCTCTAAAAGGAAGGAGTTCAAAAACTTCAAAGACAATCTTGAGTCATTTTGGGACCATTTGGTCCATGAGTGTCAACATGGCCCTTTATTTGATCAGGTGTTATTTGATAAATGCGTGGACTACATAATTGCATTATCATG CACTCCTCCAAGGGTTTATCGTCAAGTAGCTTCGTTGATGGGTCTCCAACTTGTTACTTCTTTCATAAGTGTTGCTAAAATGCTTGGTGCTCAACGTGAAACTACTCGTAGACAATTAGATGCTGAAAAGAAGAAACGAGCTGAGGGACCTCGTGTGGAGTCTTTAAATAAAAGGTTTTCTATGACTCATGAAAACATTACAGTGTTGGAGGAAATGATGCGCAAGATTTTTACTGG GTTATTTGTGCATCGTTATCGAGATATTGATCCAAACATTAGAATGTCGTGCATACAGTCTTTAGGAGTATGGATTTTGTCCTACCCATCACTATTTTTGCAGGACTTATACTTAAAATATCTTGGATGGACATTGAATGACAAA AATGCAGGAGTCAGAAAAGTTTCCGTTCTTGCTTTACAGAATCTTTATGAGGTTGACGACAATGTGCCAACACTCAGTCTATTCACAGAAAGGTTTTCTAATCGGATGATTGAATTGGCAGATGACATCGATGTTTCTGTGGCTGTGTGTGCCATAGGGCTTGTAAAACAACTACTAAG ACATCAACTTTTAGCTGATGACGATTTAGGTCCCCTTTATGATTTGCTGATTGATGATCCACCAGAGATTAGGCATGCCATAGGAGCATTGGTGTATGATCACTTGATTGCTCAGAAGTTCAATAGCTCAAAATCTTCTTGGAGAG GTGATGGCAATAATTCTTCTGAGGTTCATCTTGGCAGAATGTTGCAAATCCTGAGAGAGTTCTCAACGGATCCAATATTAAGTATCTATGTTGTCGATGATGTTTGGGAATATATGAAGGCCATGAAG GACTGGAAGTGCATTATTTCCATGCTCCTAGATGAAAATCCTTTAATTGAGCTTACTGATGAGGATGCCACAAACTTGGTTCGTCTCCTTTCTGCATCTATCAAAAAGGCAGTTGGGGAGAGGATTGTTCCTGCCACAGATAATAGAAAGCAGTACTTCAATAAAGCTCAAAAG GAAATATTTGAAAGCAACAAACGGGACATAACTATTGCCATGATGAAGAATTATCCACTACTTCTACGCAAGTTCATGGCTGATAAAGCAAAAGTGCCATCTTTAGTTGAAATTATTGTGCACATGAATCTTGAACTTTATTCCCTGAAGAGGCAAGAGCAG aattataaaaatgttctTCAACTAATGAAAGAAGCATTTTTCAAACATGGTGAGAAGGAAGCATTAAGATCTTGCATGAAGGCAATTAACTTATGTTGCACTGAGAGTCGAGGGGAGTTACAAGACTTCTCCCGTAATAAATTAAAGGAACTTGAGGATGAACTTCTTGCAAAATTGAAACATGCTATGAGAGAGTTAGAG GATGGCGATGATGAGTACTCTCTTCttgtaaatttgaaaaggCTTTATGAGTTTCAGTTGTCCAGACCTATTCCTATGGAAAGCTTATATGGTGATATTATGATGGTTCTCCAGAAATTTAGAAGCATGGATGATGAG GTTgtatgttttcttcttctcaaccTCTACTTATATTTAGCATGGTCTCTACATTCTGTCATAAATAGTGAGGCAGTGTCTACAGAATCTTTATCATCCTTATTGAATAAACGGAATTCATTGCTTGAGCATCTGGGTCAATATCTGAATGATCCTACTGATGTTGTTAAGAGTGGTAATCAGCTGGCCTGTCGA GTTTGTACTATTCTTGCGGAgatttggtttttatttaGGAAGGAAAATTATTCTTCCACAAAACTGGAAAGATTAGGATATTGTCCTGATGCATCTGTTGTTCAAAAATTCTGGAGGTTATGTGAGCGGCAACTAAGTATTTCAg ATGAGAGTGAAGATGAGGATACAAGTAAAGAATATGTGGAGGAGACAAATAAAGATGCAATCATGATTGCTGCTGCAAAGTTGGTTGCTAGTGATACAGTTTCTACG GAGTTTCTTGGTCCGGaaattatttctcattttctgaTACATGGGACAAGTGTGGTGGACATTGTAAAGCATTTCATTAccattttgaaaaagaaggatgCCAATATCCCAGTTATCTTTCTGGAAGCCATGAAAAGA GCGTATCATCGACATATAGTAGAACTCTCGGGGAGTAGTGTTGAGCCTTCAACAAGCAAATCCTTTCAAGAATGTAAGGAGTTGGCTGCTCGGCTTTCTGGAACATATGTAGGCTCAGCTAGGAACAAGCATAGATCAGATATTTTAAAGATTGTTAAGGATGGAATTGAGCATGCCTTCTCTGATGCGCCAAAGAATTTATCTTTCCTGGAATGTGCCGTTCTACATTTTGTATCCAAACTACCTACACCTGATATACTGGAaat TATCAAGGATGTCCAGAATCGAacagaaaatattaatacagATGAAGACCCAAGTGGCTGGCGCCCATATCATATGTTTGTTGACCACTTGCGTGAAAAGAATGCAAAACGTGATGGTTTGCAAG
- the LOC111792323 gene encoding uncharacterized protein LOC111792323: protein MSSSSSTSRPLPNATLSTSTHRHHPPYSPRSSSFSSASFKGCCCCLFLLLSFLALLVLAVVLVVVLALKPKKPQFDLQQVGVQYMGITTPNTPTTPMASLSLNIRMVFTAVNPNKVGIKYSESRFTVMYRGIPLGRASVPGFVQEPHSQRQVDTTVAVDRVNLLQADAADLIRDASLNDRVELRILGDVAAKIRLLSFNSPGVQVSVDCAIVISPRKQSLTYKQCGFDGLSV from the exons ATGTCATCGTCCTCTTCCACTTCTAGGCCCCTCCCGAACGCCACTCTCTCAACCTCCACCCACCGCCACCACCCGCCCTACAGCCCCCgatcctcctccttctcctccgCCTCCTTCAagggctgctgctgctgcctcttcctcctcctctccttCCTCGCCCTCCTCGTCCTCGCCGTCGTCCTCGTCGTCGTCCTCGCCCTCAAGCCCAAGAAGCCGCAGTTTGATCTCCAGCAGGTCGGCGTCCAGTACATGGGCATTACCACTCCCAACACTCCCACTACTCCTATGGCTTCCCTTTCCCTCAACATTCGAATGGTTTTCACTGCCGTTAACCCTAACAAGGTCGGGATCAAGTATAGCGAGTCCCGTTTCACTGTTATGTACCGAGGAATCCCCCTCGGTCGAGCCTCTGTTCCTGGATTTGTTCAAGAACCACATAGCCAGCGCCAAGTCGATACCACCGTCGCCGTCGATCGCGTCAATCTCCTCCAAGCCGACGCTGCTGATTTGATCCGTGACGCCTCCTTGAACGACCGTGTTGAGCTCAGAATACTCGGCGATGTCGCCGCTAAGATCCGCCTCTTATCCTTCAATTCCCCCGGCGTTCAG GTTTCAGTGGATTGTGCAATTGTGATCAGTCCAAGGAAGCAGTCTCTTACGTACAAGCAATGTGGTTTTGATGGCTTAAGTGTCTGA